ATACCGTCTCGAACGCCAGTGAGAGACGTGTATGCGACACGGGAGGATTCGAACCAGGGAGGTCGCGCGCAGCGAAGCGAGCACGTCCGACCGTGGTTCGAATCCTGCCCCGCAGGCGGATTCTGGTGCCGCGAACGCCAGTGAGAGACGTATATGCGAGCAAAGGATTCGAACCAGGGAGCAGCTTCGCTGCGACCGTGGTTCGAATCCTGCCCGCCTGCGTGAACCGGGAGTCGTCTCGAGCGACACCAGCGAGAGACACACCTACGAACACGCAACCACCAAGAAAACCACCGCGAGAAGCAACAGCCCTCAGTAGTAGCCGTCCGTCGTCGTCTCCTCACCGCCGCCGGTCGTGGTGTCGGTCCCGCCCCCGCGAACCGGCGTCCCGTCGGGACGCAGGACCCACCACACGTCGTTGACGGCCTGGCCGGTGGCGTCGCCGGGGGAGCCGTCGTTGGCGTAGTAGTACAGCGGCCAGCCGGCGGCGGCGACCTGCATCGTGCCGTCGCCGCGGTCGAACGTCGAGAGGCTGGCGGAGACGCCGTCGCCGGCCGTGGCCTCGCCGTCGACGGTGAGGGGCGGCCACGCGCTGGCACAGCCGCCGGAGCAGGCGCTCTCGCCGCTGCCCTTGCTGTCCTGGTCGAACATGTAGAGGGTCATACCCTCGGGGCCGACGAGGATGTCGCCGAGGTCCGGGTGGGAGCGGACCTGGACGGTCGGGCCCATCATCGACGTCCCGGTGTCGGTGGCTGTCTGGGTATCGGTCGTGGTCTGCGTGTCGGTCTGCGTGTCCGTGTCGGTGCCGGCACCGGCGTCGTCGCCGAGGCAGCCGGCGAGTGCCAGTGCGGAGGCGGACGCGGCGAGCAGGGACCGTCGTGTGCGAACCATACGCAGGGAAAGGACCAGTGACGGAAAAGTGGTTTTCCGAACTGCGTCCAAAATTCGTCCCGAATCGCCCGCGTCTCTTGGGCTATCGCAGCGTGAGGTTGGCGATGAACGCGAGCGCGACCAGTTCGAGGGCACAGAGCAGGGTCACGCCGACCTGCACGTCGGTTCCCGCGGCCCGGAACCAGCCGATGAAGTCGGGGTGGAGGAGGTAGAAGTAGAGCCAGAGCGCGTTCTCGACGAGGAGGAACGCGGCGAACACGAGGTAGCCGAGGGTGTGGCGGGCGCCGTGGCGGCGGTAGTTCCCGAGCCAGACCCACCCGAGGGCGAGCAGGAGCACGGCGTTCGCCCCCGCGGCGATGCGGGCGGCCTCGAGCCACAGGGTCATCGTCTGCAGTTGCGTCGCGGCCGATATAGGTGCTGTCCAAAATTCGTCCGGAATCATGACTCCTCCTCGGTGTCGACGACCGCGAGTATCTCCTCGACCACGTCCCAGTTCGCCCGGAGCTGGTCGGTGAACAGGTACACCGCCGCGTAGTCGTCGTCGGTCCGCCGGAGGACGTTGTTCTCCAGCAGTATCTCGGTGTGGTGACGGATAGTGGTGTAGTCGAGGTCGAGTGCGGTCGCGAGTTCGTTGGCGTTGCGTGGGCGGTCCTCGATGGCACGGAGTATACGGACGCGGGTCTCGGCACCCCGCGAACTCGCCAGCAGGTGCCAGAGGACGCCTTCCATCCGCGGAACCTACCCGGACAGCGGAGTTAAAACCACGCGATGTACGCGACAGGCGACTACCCGGGCATGGCAGCGCGGTAGTCGCCCGGAACCGACGCGAACGGATGTCATGACAGACGTCGTCCAGGTCGGTGGCTCCCGCGTGTGCAGGAACCATTCACTTTCTCTACAGGTATAGTTGGTAAACATATCGGTTCACGACAAATACTGGGCGGGGCGGGACCCTCCGAGACAACATCGCTCTTATGAGCATGGGTGGAGGAGTAAGAGCATGGCCACCCTGCTGACCGAGCGCGAGGAGGACAGACTGGTGAGCGCGTGTCGAACGACGGTCGGTGACAGCCTCCGCTCGATCACGTACTTCACCCGCGACGACTTCGAGCAGCTCTACCTGCGCAGCGATTTAGAGCGCGACGCCGACCTCTCGACGTTCGTGGGTCACGAGTGGCGGGAGTTCAAGACGACACAGGCCGCGTACGAGACCTCCGAGCTGGGCGAGTACGAGTACACCATCCGGAAGTTCGAGAACGGCTTCCTCGTCCGGATGACCACCGACAGCGGCGGCGTCTTCGTCACGACCGACGGCCTGACCCTGTCGAACTTCGACGAACTGGCGATGGCGGCCAAGGGCGTCCTCGAGGACCACGAGCACTGAGAGAGCGCAACGCCCTTCCCGGCTGGCGCCCTACCCGCGCCAGATGAGCGAGATTCCCGACCCCGTCGACCGCCAGCTCTCCCGGCACGACGCCTTCACTGCGGTCGATTCGGGCTACACACTCGACACGACCGTGTTCGAGGCACACGTGACCGCGAGCAGCGCCGAGGGAAAGCGCGACGGCGAGTTCACCGTCATCGTCCGGGTCCCGACGCTCGACGCCGCGGTCACCGGCGAGACGGTCCACGAGGTCGTCGAGGAAGGCTGGTTCGAGACGCTCGAACTCCGCCTCGAGGACACGTTCGACATCGCCAGCACGAGCACGCACGACCCGCCGACAGTCACCCGCACCGACGACGAGGTCGTCGTCGAACTCTCCTACGTCGCCTGGAACGCCAGCCAGGGCGTCGAGGACGCGAAGGCACTCGTCGAGTTCGTCGAGGGGACCTACGCACAGGGCATCGTCCCGGGCTACGAGTACCACGGCCCGGCGGCGGAGCTGATGCAGGCGGCGGTGCAGAACGGTGAGAACGCAGCGAACGGCGGTGGGTCGAGCGGCGGGCCACCGCTGTAATCTCCGAAGGCTCGGCCGGTCAGTCCATCGCGATGTAGGTCTGGGTGTCCTCGACGCCGCGGATGCCCTGTATCTGGGTGGCCGCGATGTCCTTGACCTCGCCGGGTGTCTCGACGTGGACCTTCGCGATGACGTCGACGTCGCCGGCGACGATGTAGGCGGATTCGACGCCCTCGATGCTCTGGATGTTGTCTCTGAGCCTGTCCGCCTCGCCCGTGTTCGCCTTGATCATGATGTAGGCTGTGACTGCCATCGTCAGATACCTCCTGCGGGTGCGGCGCGGCTCGCGTCACCCACGATGAGTTGCCGGACGTCGCCGAGCACGTCGAAGTCCGCGAGGACGACGACGCGGTCCCCGAGTTCGAGCGACTGGTCCGGGTCGGGGATCTCCATGGGCTCTCCCTGCTTGCCGAAGGCGATCATGGTGGCCGTCTTCGGCAGTTCCACCTCGGCGATGGAGTAGCCCTTCATCGGGGACTCCTCCGTGACGGTGAGTTCGACCAGCTGGAGGTTCTGGGCGATGTCGGCGATCGCCCGGGTATCGCCCCCGAGCATCGCGTTCTTCGCACCGATGGCCCCCAGCCGTTCGGGGTAGACGACCTCGTCGACCGCCTCGGCGTACTTCCGGTAGATGTCCTCGCGGTAGTCCTCGTCGATGCGCATGACCGTCCGGGCCCCGTGGTGGTCGGCGATCATGCACGCCGCGAAGTTCGTGTTGAGGTCCCCCGTGAGTGCGCCGACCGCGTCGGCGTCGGCGACGCCCGCCTCCTCGAGGACGTCCTCGCGGGACCCGTCGCCCTCGACGACCGTGAAGTCCTGGTCGCGGGCGCGCTTGACCTTCCGCTCGTCGGGCTCGATGAGCGTCACCTCGTGTCCTTCGTCGCGAAGGACACGAGCCGTACGGAGTCCGACTCGACCTGCGCCTATGATAACGAACCGCATATCACTGTGTACGCTCACCCCCCTTGAATAACTTACCCCGGTGCCCGCTCCAGAACGCCGTGCGGCGTGGAGACTCCTCCGGGCGCTGGTGCTGGCCGCAGCCACCGACCGGATTCCAGCGGTGTTGTGACGACCCCGTGGGTTTTTGTGGCAGTCCACCATTCGAGATGATATCGTTCCGACAGCAACCGGGTCGATACGTGAACACCGTCGGCGGGGCACGCG
This window of the Haloarchaeobius amylolyticus genome carries:
- a CDS encoding COG4315 family predicted lipoprotein, coding for MVRTRRSLLAASASALALAGCLGDDAGAGTDTDTQTDTQTTTDTQTATDTGTSMMGPTVQVRSHPDLGDILVGPEGMTLYMFDQDSKGSGESACSGGCASAWPPLTVDGEATAGDGVSASLSTFDRGDGTMQVAAAGWPLYYYANDGSPGDATGQAVNDVWWVLRPDGTPVRGGGTDTTTGGGEETTTDGYY
- a CDS encoding DUF5813 family protein; this encodes MSEIPDPVDRQLSRHDAFTAVDSGYTLDTTVFEAHVTASSAEGKRDGEFTVIVRVPTLDAAVTGETVHEVVEEGWFETLELRLEDTFDIASTSTHDPPTVTRTDDEVVVELSYVAWNASQGVEDAKALVEFVEGTYAQGIVPGYEYHGPAAELMQAAVQNGENAANGGGSSGGPPL
- a CDS encoding Lrp/AsnC family transcriptional regulator: MAVTAYIMIKANTGEADRLRDNIQSIEGVESAYIVAGDVDVIAKVHVETPGEVKDIAATQIQGIRGVEDTQTYIAMD
- a CDS encoding DUF7522 family protein, which gives rise to MATLLTEREEDRLVSACRTTVGDSLRSITYFTRDDFEQLYLRSDLERDADLSTFVGHEWREFKTTQAAYETSELGEYEYTIRKFENGFLVRMTTDSGGVFVTTDGLTLSNFDELAMAAKGVLEDHEH
- a CDS encoding winged helix-turn-helix domain-containing protein, translating into MEGVLWHLLASSRGAETRVRILRAIEDRPRNANELATALDLDYTTIRHHTEILLENNVLRRTDDDYAAVYLFTDQLRANWDVVEEILAVVDTEEES
- a CDS encoding potassium channel family protein: MRFVIIGAGRVGLRTARVLRDEGHEVTLIEPDERKVKRARDQDFTVVEGDGSREDVLEEAGVADADAVGALTGDLNTNFAACMIADHHGARTVMRIDEDYREDIYRKYAEAVDEVVYPERLGAIGAKNAMLGGDTRAIADIAQNLQLVELTVTEESPMKGYSIAEVELPKTATMIAFGKQGEPMEIPDPDQSLELGDRVVVLADFDVLGDVRQLIVGDASRAAPAGGI